The following are encoded together in the Oncorhynchus gorbuscha isolate QuinsamMale2020 ecotype Even-year linkage group LG03, OgorEven_v1.0, whole genome shotgun sequence genome:
- the LOC124018691 gene encoding EKC/KEOPS complex subunit TP53RK-like isoform X2, whose amino-acid sequence MDLAFYSISAPVVYFVDYTSHCIFLEDIVGSITVRDHIASTPLSSAQKPPEERLDQLAKKMGQILAKMHDEDVVHGDLTTSNMLLKAGTESEETELVLIDFGLSYISALPEDKGVDMYVLEKAFLSTHPNTEALFEKLLKAYAASSKKSHAVIKKLDEVRLRGRKRSMVG is encoded by the exons ATGGATCTGGCCTTTTACA gcaTATCTGCACCAGTCGTCTACTTTGTAGACTACACCTCCCACTGCATCTTCCTTGAAGACATCGTCGGCTCCATCACCGTACGAGACCACATCGCCTCCACCCCGCTCTCCTCTGCCCAGAAACCCCCAGAGGAACGCCTGGACCAGCTTGCTAAGAAGATGGGTCAGATTCTGGCCAAAATGCACGATGAGGACGTTGTCCATGGAGACTTGACCACTTCCAACATGCTGTTGAAGGCGGGCACTGAGAGCGAAGAGACGGAGCTGGTCCTCATTGACTTTGGCCTGAGCTACATATCAGCGCTGCCCGAGGACAAGGGAGTGGATATGTATGTGCTGGAGAAAGCTTTCCTCAGCACCCACCCCAACACTGAGGCTCTGTTCGAGAAGCTGCTGAAGGCCTACGCAGCCTCATCCAAGAAGTCCCACGCTGTCATCAAAAAGCTTGACGAAGTTCGGTTGAGAGGGCGAAAGAGGTCGATGGTCGgttga
- the LOC124026699 gene encoding casein kinase II subunit alpha-like — protein MSGPVPSRARVYTDVNTQRPREYWDYESHVVEWGNQDDFQLVRKLGRGKYSEVFEAINITNNEKVVVKILKPVKKKKIKREIKILENLRGGPNVISLVDIVKDPVSRTPALVFEHVNNTDFKQLYQTLTDYDIRFYMFEILKALDYSHSMGIMHRDVKPHNVMIDHEHRKLRLIDWGLAEFYHPGQEYNVRVASRYFKGPELLVDYQMYDYSLDMWSLGCMLASMVFRKEPFFHGHDNYDQLVRIAKVLGTEDLYDYIDKYNIELEPRFNDILGRHSRKRWERFVHSENQQLISPEGLDFLDKLLRYDHQARLTAREAMDHPYFYPIVKEQGRMPGSANLPCGNTAVSTANMITGISALPVATALVTLTGSPVLSAATNALSVPVPAAAGPPQ, from the exons ATGTCAGGACCCGTGCCGAGTCGGGCCCGCGTGTACACTGATGTCAACACACAACGGCCCAGGGAGTACTGGGACTATGAGTCCCATGTGGTGGAATGGGG AAATCAAGATGACTTCCAGTTGGTGCGGAAGCTGGGTCGTGGAAAGTACAGTGAAGTGTTTGAAGCAATCAACATCACCAACAATGAGAAGGTTGTGGTGAAAATACTCAAG CCtgtcaagaagaagaaaatcaaGCGTGAAATTAAGATCCTGGAGAACCTCCGTGGCGGCCCCAACGTCATCTCCCTTGTAGACATCGTCAAAGACCCAGTG TCTCGGACTCCGGCCTTGGTCTTTGAACATGTCAACAACACAGACTTCAAG CAATTGTACCAGACCCTAACGGACTATGACATCCGGTTCTACATGTTCGAGATCCTCAAG GCCCTGGACTACTCCCACAGCATGGGAATCATGCACAGGGACGTGAAACCCCACAACGTGATGATTGATCACGAACACCGCAAG CTGCGCCTTATTGACTGGGGTCTGGCTGAGTTCTACCACCCGGGACAGGAGTATAATGTCCGAGTGGCTTCTCGCTACTTCAAAGGACCTGAGCTTCTGGTCGATTATCAG ATGTATGACTACAGTCTGGACATGTGGAGCTTGGGCTGCATGTTGGCCAGCATGGTTTTCAGGAAGGAGCCTTTCTTCCACGGCCACGACAACTACGACCAG TTGGTGAGAATAGCCAAGGTGTTGGGAACGGAAGACCTGTACGACTACATTGACAAGTACAACATAGAGTTGGAGCCTCGGTTCAATGACATTCTGGGAAG ACACTCTCGTAAGCGGTGGGAGCGCTTCGTCCACAGTGAGAACCAGCAACTGATCAGTCCTGAGGGTCTGGACTTTCTGGACAAGCTGCTGCGCTATGACCATCAGGCCCGGTTGACTGCCCGCGAGGCCATGGATCACCCCTACTTCT ATCCCATTGTGAAAGAGCAGGGTCGCATGCCAGGGTCGGCTAACCTACCCTGTGGAAATACAGCCGTGAGCACAGCCAACATGATCACTg gcATCTCTGCCTTGCCAGTCGCTACTGCCCTGGTCACCCTCACCGGCTCGCCCGTTCTCTCTGCTGCCACCAACGCCCTGAGCGTCCCCGTGCCCGCCGCTGCTGGTCCCCCCCAGTGA
- the LOC124018691 gene encoding EKC/KEOPS complex subunit TP53RK-like isoform X1: MAVEGNSVALPQFLNKIELIKQGAEARVYRGSFLGKPTIVKERFPKLYRHPLLDEKLTHRRTVQEVRSILRCRKAGISAPVVYFVDYTSHCIFLEDIVGSITVRDHIASTPLSSAQKPPEERLDQLAKKMGQILAKMHDEDVVHGDLTTSNMLLKAGTESEETELVLIDFGLSYISALPEDKGVDMYVLEKAFLSTHPNTEALFEKLLKAYAASSKKSHAVIKKLDEVRLRGRKRSMVG, encoded by the exons ATGGCTGTTGAGGGGAACAGCGTGGCCCTACCGCAGTTTCTTAACAAAATAGAACTGATAAAACAGGGTGCAGAAGCTCGTGTATATCGAGGGTCATTTTTGGGCAAGCCAACCATTGTAAAAGAAAGGTTTCCGAAATTGTATAGACACCCGTTGTTGGATGAAAAACTCACACATCGCAGAACCGTGCAAGAGGTGCGCTCAATACTACGCTGTCGAAAAGCTG gcaTATCTGCACCAGTCGTCTACTTTGTAGACTACACCTCCCACTGCATCTTCCTTGAAGACATCGTCGGCTCCATCACCGTACGAGACCACATCGCCTCCACCCCGCTCTCCTCTGCCCAGAAACCCCCAGAGGAACGCCTGGACCAGCTTGCTAAGAAGATGGGTCAGATTCTGGCCAAAATGCACGATGAGGACGTTGTCCATGGAGACTTGACCACTTCCAACATGCTGTTGAAGGCGGGCACTGAGAGCGAAGAGACGGAGCTGGTCCTCATTGACTTTGGCCTGAGCTACATATCAGCGCTGCCCGAGGACAAGGGAGTGGATATGTATGTGCTGGAGAAAGCTTTCCTCAGCACCCACCCCAACACTGAGGCTCTGTTCGAGAAGCTGCTGAAGGCCTACGCAGCCTCATCCAAGAAGTCCCACGCTGTCATCAAAAAGCTTGACGAAGTTCGGTTGAGAGGGCGAAAGAGGTCGATGGTCGgttga